In Dasypus novemcinctus isolate mDasNov1 chromosome 10, mDasNov1.1.hap2, whole genome shotgun sequence, one DNA window encodes the following:
- the LOC101440243 gene encoding olfactory receptor 51G2-like, whose protein sequence is MPSSNHTDTYFLLTGLPGLEAVHSWLSLPLCAMYVASFTGNSLILWVVRSEPSLHQPMYYFLSMLAVTDLGLSASTLPTMLTIYMLGLREVVVDVCLAQLFFIHTFSIMESSVLLTMAFDRFMAISNPLHYGTILTSPRIANLGLAIVVRSVSLHIPAPIMLKKLPYCQHHQLSHSYCLHPDVMKLACADTHINSAYGLFVVLSTLGVDSVLIVLSYGLILWTVLSIASKAERLKALNTCVSHICAVLLFYTPMIGLSMIHRFGKQASPCSRVLLSYLHFLTPPVLNPVVYTIKTKQIRLRMLRLFQLRGGGIRVSQRH, encoded by the coding sequence ATGCCATCTTCCAACCATACTGACACTTACTTCCTCCTAACAGGCCTCCCTGGCCTCGAGGCTGTGCACAGCTGGCTCTCCCTTCCTCTGTGTGCAATGTATGTGGCATCTTTCACAGGGAACAGTCTGATCCTGTGGGTGGTGAGGTCGGAGCCCTCCCTGCACCAGCCCATGTATTACTTTCTTTCAATGCTAGCAGTGACCGACCTGGGCCTGTCTGCCTCCACGCTGCCCACCATGCTCACCATCTACATGCTGGGGCTCAGGGAGGTGGTGGTGGATGTGTGCTTGGCCCAGCTCTTCTTCATCCACACCTTCTCCATCATGGAGTcctctgtgctgctgacaatggCCTTTGACCGTTTCATGGCCATCAGCAACCCGCTACACTATGGCACCATCCTCACGAGCCCCCGGATTGCCAACTTGGGCTTGGCCATCGTGGTGCGCAGTGTCAGTCTCCACATCCCAGCCCCCATCATGCTAAAGAAGCTGCCTTACTGCCAGCATCACCAGCTTTCCCATTCTTACTGCCTGCACCCAGACGTCATGAAGCTGGCCTGTGCCGACACCCACATCAACAGTGCCTACGGTCTCTTTGTAGTGCTCTCCACTCTGGGTGTGGACTCAGTGCTCATTGTCCTCTCCTATGGACTGATTCTATGGACAGTGCTGTCCATTGCCTCCAAGGCCGAGCGCCTCAAAGCCCTCAACACCTGTGTCTCCCACATCTGTGCTGTGCTGCTCTTCTACACACCTATGATTGGCCTGTCCATGATTCACAGATTTGGGAAACAGGCTTCCCCGTGCAGTCGTGTGCTGCTCTCCTATCTTCACTTCCTCACACCTCCGGTGCTCAATCCAGTTGTTTATACCATCAAGACCAAGCAGATCCGACTAAGGATGCTGCGCCTCTTTCAATTGCGTGGTGGTGGCATCAGAGTCAGCCAGCGACATTAA
- the LOC101439814 gene encoding olfactory receptor 51G2-like gives MVLYNGSAYRPFLLTGFPGLEAFHPVISILFCVLYLIALIGNSAILVVIQVEESLHAPMYLFLSMLAASDLGLCVATLPTLLKLFWFNVREINFDACLIQMFFIHVFSLMESGILLTMAFDRYVAISNPLRYTMILTNATITKIGVGILLRAVAVVFPISFLIKRLKFCKANVLSHSYCLHPDIIKLSCSDHRINSIYGLIIILITFGMDSVLILLSYLKILTTVLHIASQEEQFKALNTCVSHICAVLLVYVPMLGVSIIHRFGKHAPPVVHIIMGYVYLLGPPVLNPIVYCIKTREIRNRILGNLFKL, from the coding sequence ATGGTCCTTTACAACGGCAGTGCCTACAGACCCTTCCTACTGACTGGGTTCCCTGGCCTGGAGGCCTTCCATCCAGTGATATCCATTTTGTTTTGTGTCCTGTACCTCATTGCCCTTATAGGGAATAGTGCCATTTTAGTAGTTATCCAGGTGGAAGAGTCACTTCATGCTCCCATGTACCTTTTTCTCTCCATGTTGGCTGCAAGTGACCTCGGACTCTGTGTTGCCACACTGCCCACTCTGCTCAAGCTTTTCTGGTTCAATGTCCGTGAAATAAACTTTGATGCCTGCCTCATCCAGATGTTCTTCATCCATGTTTTCTCTCTAATGGAATCAGGCATCCTGCTCACCATGGCTTTTGATCGCTATGTGGCAATCTCCAACCCACTCAGATACACCATGATTTTGACTAATGCCACCATTACCAAGATAGGTGTGGGGATTTTGCTAAGGGCTGTGGCAGTTGTCTTCCCAATATCCTTTCTCATTAAGAGACTGAAGTTTTGTAAAGCCAACGTGCTCTCCCACTCATACTGCCTGCACCCAGATATCATCAAGCTTTCCTGTTCTGACCACCGCATTAATAGCATTTATGGCCTCATCATCATTCTCATCACCTTTGGCATGGACTCTGTGCTCATCCTCCTCTCTTATTTGAAGATCCTGACCACTGTGCTGCACATTGCTTCACAGGAAGAACAATTCAAGGCCCTCAACACTTGCGTCTCTCACATCTGTGCTGTGCTGCTCGTCTATGTCCCGATGCTGGGAGTGTCCATTATTCATCGCTTTGGGAAGCATGCTCCACCTGTGGTGCACATTATCATGGGCTACGTGTACCTGTTAGGCCCTCCTGTTCTCAACCCCATTGTGTACTGCATTAAGACCCGGGAGATACGCAACCGTATATTGGGTAATCTATTCAAATTGTAA